The window CCGGAAACCGATTAAATTCACCTGAATTTAATGTGTGACATTTTAATTACTACAATAAAGCATAAATGGAGGAACGAACATGGAAGAAAATAAGGAAAATCAAACAACTTTACTAAGTAACAAAACGAGTGTTAATTCAGCAGCACTAAAACGAACCCTGGCAGGAGGAGTAATCGGTGCGACACTTGGATATTTGGCTACTCCCGAAAATGGAAAAAAAGTAATGGATGGCGTTAATGGCGGTGTTGCCGGACTGGGAAATGCGGCAAAGAGTAATTCCAAAAAAGCATTCCACTCATTAAAGGATTCTACTTCAAAACTTTTTAGTAGAGAAGGAGAAAACACAAAAGAAGAAACGTCAGCAAAGGACGGAAGTGATACTAGCCTTTCTACTGCTTCTAGTGAAAAAAGGGATTCAAAGAATGATAGTGTTGATAGTCGCTTGAATAGGCTGGAAGAAATGTTAACAAAGCTCATTCAGGAAAAGGAAGACCAGGAGAAAAATCAGAGTGGTTCAAAAGTTTCAAAGGCGGAAGAAGGCTCAGCAGAAGGTCAGGATGATAGCCTGGAGAATGAAGATGGGTCGACCCAGGATTCTGAGGGTTCAGAAGAGGAGTCTGATTCTGATAATGATAGTGATGCCAAAGAGGATGAGTCGCAACTAGTACTTTCCAAAGAAGGCAAATCACAGAAACCTGAAAACGATGGTGAAAAGAATAAAGACCAAAATGAATCTCCTAAAGGGGACGAAGAAAAAAAAGATACAGAATCCAATCAAGCCGGTGATGGATCATCTTCACAAACTGAAGGTACAGGTGATCATGAGGAGTCTAAAAAGCCGACTGAAGAACAAGATGATGCTGAAAGTAGTGAGGGAAAGGATGGCACCTCTACAGATGAAAGCTATGAGACGTTAAAAAAACAAAATAAAGATTTGCAGGGGCGATTAAGCTCGTTGGAAGGCATGCTCTCAAAATTGATTGATGCGAAAAAGAGCGAGAAGGATAATGATACGGAGAATTCGGATACACAGTATAATGAAAAAAAGGCTGGACAAGATTCCGATGATGGCAGCTCTGTAAATGAAAGACAGAATGGAAATGAAAAAGTAAAGGCCTCTGGAGAAGACCAGAAAGACCAAGAAAAAACGGATACTGCATCGGAAGAACAGGAAAGCGAAAAAGAAGAAGGTGCATCCTCAGAAGCTAAGAAAGATAAAGAGGAAGAAAAAGGTGCTTCACAGGGCCAGGAAGATCAAGAAGAAACAGATGGATCTCGGAGAGACCAGGATGATGAAGAAGATACAGATACATCTCAGGAAGACCAGGATGACGAAGGGGAAACAGATGCTTCTCAGAAAGACCAGGAGAGCGAAGAAGAAACAGAGACATTTCAGGAAGGCTCGGAAGACGAAGAGGCAGATGACGATTCCTTAGAAGGCCAGGAAGAGGGAGAAGAAAACAACAATTCCGAAGATGGCCAGGAAGGCAAGGATAACAGTAAAGAGGGCGAGCAAGCTGTGAATGGGCGTAAAGGTCAGGAACATACAGACAAGCCCAAAGAACCCAGCAAAAAGGCAGGCAAAGCAAATAAAGAAAAACAAAAGGGGAGCTACACGGTTCTCTCGGAAGAAGACGACACCTACCTTCTCTTGGAGGGATTGGAAAGGAAGGCGGAAGATGAGTAATCAGCCGGAACCAAAAGATACTGTACTGGAGTTATTTGTTCAAGCCGCCAATAATCACGGCTTTAATCTAGACATAACATTAAATGTCAAGGGGGCAGTGGTTACAGGCACTATCATTTCGGCCAGGGACTACTTTGAATCTTTAAGTGGAACAGTTGAAGATGGAAGTGATGTGGCAGAAAAACTTAGTGATATGCTATCGAATGCGGGAGAAAGCGCCGGTTCGGAAAGCCAACCTGAAGCCAATTATATTCATTTGAAAAATGCCAATGTTTATGTCGGTGACAGCAAACCGACACCCTCAAAGGGTGACATTCTTTGGAGAGGAAAGCTCAGTGAAGTTGATGGTTTCTTCATTGGAAGAATTGTAGATGGCAAATCAAAAGATTCATAGTTGGTCCATTTGTAAAAAGTAAACCTCCAGCTGTTCAGTTGCTGGAGGTTACTATTAAAGAGCTTCCTTAATGACCTT is drawn from Bacillus sp. FJAT-18017 and contains these coding sequences:
- the gvpU gene encoding gas vesicle accessory protein GvpU encodes the protein MSNQPEPKDTVLELFVQAANNHGFNLDITLNVKGAVVTGTIISARDYFESLSGTVEDGSDVAEKLSDMLSNAGESAGSESQPEANYIHLKNANVYVGDSKPTPSKGDILWRGKLSEVDGFFIGRIVDGKSKDS